Proteins encoded within one genomic window of Jiangella mangrovi:
- a CDS encoding acetylxylan esterase: MPLFDKPLPELREYRPERDEQPDFDDFWSRTLAEAAEFPLDPEFTPYDAALSLVDVYDVRFSGWGGHRIAGWFLAPAGATAPLPTVVHYIGYGGGRGFPHDWLATAVAGFATFVMDTRGQGSNGTPGDTPDPVGGQNAQTPGFMTRGILDPADYYYRRVFTDGVRAVDAALTHPLVDPSRLVIGGGSQGGGIATAVAGLRPGLAGAMIDVPFLTGYRRATEIVETQPYYEIARYLSIHRGYEDRVFRTLSYFDGMNFAARATAPALYSVALMDTTCPPSTVFGSFNHYAGPKEIRVWPYNKHEGGQTFQTREQLHWLRDIAKGA; the protein is encoded by the coding sequence ATGCCGTTGTTCGACAAGCCGCTCCCGGAACTGCGTGAGTACCGCCCCGAGCGCGACGAGCAGCCCGACTTCGACGACTTCTGGTCCCGCACGCTCGCCGAGGCCGCCGAGTTCCCGCTCGACCCCGAGTTCACCCCCTACGACGCCGCCCTCAGCCTCGTCGACGTGTACGACGTGCGGTTCTCCGGCTGGGGCGGGCACCGGATCGCCGGCTGGTTCCTCGCCCCGGCCGGGGCCACGGCGCCACTGCCGACCGTCGTCCACTACATCGGCTACGGCGGCGGCCGCGGCTTCCCGCACGACTGGCTGGCCACCGCGGTCGCCGGGTTCGCGACCTTCGTCATGGACACTCGCGGCCAGGGCTCCAACGGCACGCCCGGTGACACCCCGGACCCCGTCGGCGGCCAGAACGCGCAGACCCCGGGGTTCATGACCCGCGGCATCCTCGACCCCGCCGACTACTACTACCGCCGCGTCTTCACCGACGGCGTCCGCGCGGTCGACGCGGCCCTCACCCACCCCCTCGTCGACCCGTCGCGGCTCGTCATCGGCGGCGGCAGCCAGGGCGGCGGCATCGCGACCGCGGTGGCCGGACTGCGACCCGGGCTGGCGGGCGCCATGATCGACGTGCCCTTCCTGACCGGCTACCGGCGCGCCACCGAGATCGTCGAGACCCAGCCGTACTACGAGATCGCGCGCTACCTCTCCATCCACCGCGGCTACGAGGACCGGGTGTTCCGCACCCTGTCCTACTTCGACGGCATGAACTTCGCCGCGCGGGCGACGGCGCCGGCCCTCTACAGCGTCGCCCTCATGGACACCACCTGCCCGCCGTCGACGGTGTTCGGCTCGTTCAACCACTACGCGGGCCCGAAGGAGATCCGGGTCTGGCCCTACAACAAGCACGAGGGCGGGCAGACCTTCCAGACCCGCGAGCAGCTGCACTGGCTGCGCGACATCGCCAAGGGCGCCTGA
- a CDS encoding glycosyl hydrolase family 95 catalytic domain-containing protein, giving the protein MSRRRRAGLALGGMATAVTTVAALTAGTSTAEPLAPPESPQSAQTSDLVLWYDEPATSWESHGLPIGNGALGGVVFGQVGTERIQFNEKTLWIGGPAPGRQYTGGNWTAPRPTALQDARDLIDEQTQVTPEVITQLLGQGRDDFGSYTTFGELRLDFGTGAGDGVSGYRRDLDLGDGTASVTYERAGVTYTREYFASYPDGVLVTRLTADQPGAIDVGVSQTIPSGRSNTQVTRDGGRLTVAGNLNDNQMRFESQLQVIPDGGSLGGTANAVQVTDADAVTIVLSAGTNYSDVYPAYRGDDPHAKVTATVDAAASKGYDDLRAAHVADYTELFDRFTLDLGQQAPAGTTTDDLRTRYAAGTLPPEHARYLEVLYAQYGRYLLIGSSRPGSLPANLQGVWAEGTSNPWGADYHVNINLQMNYWPAEVTNLSETTAPLFDYIDSLRAPGRVSAQEMFGADGWVVQNETTPFGYTGVHDWPTSFWFPESNGWLARHLWEHWLFTQDEEFLADTAYPIMREATEFWLDFLVEDPRDGTLVVSPSFSPEHGPYSAGAAMSQQIIWDLLTNTIAASEQLGVDAEHRAVLQDTLARLDPGLRVGEWGQLQEWKIDIDDPNNDHRHVSHLYALHPGAQIAPLTEPELTEAARVSLEARGDGGTGWSKAWKVNFWARLLDGDHAHLMLRELLSSSTLPNLWDTHPPFQIDGNFGGTAGVAEMLLQSHTGTIDVLPALPSAWHTGSLDGLRARGAYTVGVDWAAGLPTEIRLDADRGGETVLRNAAFAGPVRVYDGDGTVVPSSADGDRLRFSTEAGESYRIVPQVRVGATVSTGTQRPGTTIPVTVSLAPAEQRAIPTTRIRLEAPEGWTVTPSTVRMAPVTRGNTRTAELALTIPEGTPDGAYQFTATVASDDWTIPVRLGVQVLRPNLARGRTATQSTMEAGGVPSRAVDGNTSGNWGGGSVTHTQFQPESWWQVDLGAVEDIDEIAVWNRTDCCSDRLTNFYVLVSDTPFTSGSLSQTLAQPGVFAYHHTGQGGTPSLVDVGRTGRYVRVQLVGNNALSLAEVQVYG; this is encoded by the coding sequence ATGAGCCGACGGAGACGAGCAGGGCTGGCACTCGGAGGCATGGCGACGGCGGTGACGACGGTGGCGGCCCTGACGGCGGGCACGTCGACGGCCGAACCGCTCGCCCCACCTGAATCCCCGCAGAGCGCACAGACATCCGACCTCGTCCTCTGGTACGACGAGCCGGCGACCTCGTGGGAGAGCCACGGCCTGCCGATCGGCAACGGCGCGCTGGGCGGCGTCGTCTTCGGCCAGGTCGGCACCGAGCGCATCCAGTTCAACGAGAAGACCCTATGGATCGGGGGCCCGGCGCCCGGCCGGCAGTACACCGGCGGCAACTGGACGGCGCCGCGGCCGACCGCGCTGCAGGACGCCCGCGACCTCATCGACGAGCAGACCCAGGTGACGCCCGAGGTCATCACCCAGCTGCTCGGTCAGGGCCGCGACGACTTCGGCTCGTACACGACGTTCGGCGAGCTCCGGCTCGACTTCGGCACCGGCGCGGGCGACGGCGTCAGCGGCTACCGGCGCGACCTCGACCTCGGCGACGGCACAGCCTCCGTCACCTACGAACGAGCGGGCGTCACCTACACCCGCGAGTACTTCGCCAGCTATCCCGACGGCGTCCTCGTCACCCGCCTGACGGCGGACCAGCCGGGCGCGATCGACGTCGGCGTCTCGCAGACCATCCCCAGCGGCCGCAGCAACACGCAGGTCACGCGCGACGGCGGCCGGCTCACCGTCGCGGGCAACCTCAACGACAACCAGATGCGGTTCGAGTCGCAGCTGCAGGTGATCCCCGACGGCGGCAGCCTCGGCGGGACGGCGAACGCGGTCCAGGTGACCGATGCCGACGCCGTCACCATCGTGCTGAGCGCCGGCACGAACTACAGCGACGTCTACCCCGCCTACCGCGGCGACGACCCGCACGCGAAGGTCACAGCCACCGTCGACGCCGCCGCGTCCAAGGGCTACGACGACCTGCGCGCGGCCCATGTCGCCGACTACACCGAGTTGTTCGACCGGTTCACGCTGGACCTCGGCCAGCAGGCGCCGGCCGGAACGACGACCGACGACCTGCGCACCCGCTACGCCGCCGGCACGCTGCCGCCCGAGCACGCCCGCTACCTCGAGGTCCTCTACGCCCAGTACGGCCGCTACCTGCTGATCGGGTCGTCGCGGCCCGGGTCGCTGCCGGCGAATCTGCAGGGCGTCTGGGCCGAGGGCACGTCGAACCCCTGGGGCGCGGACTACCACGTCAACATCAACCTGCAGATGAACTACTGGCCGGCCGAGGTCACCAACCTCTCGGAGACGACGGCGCCGCTGTTCGACTACATCGACTCGCTGCGGGCGCCGGGCCGGGTCAGCGCGCAGGAGATGTTCGGCGCCGACGGCTGGGTGGTGCAGAACGAGACGACCCCGTTCGGCTACACCGGCGTGCACGACTGGCCGACGTCGTTCTGGTTCCCGGAGTCCAACGGCTGGCTGGCCCGGCACCTGTGGGAGCACTGGCTGTTCACGCAGGACGAGGAGTTCCTGGCCGACACGGCGTACCCGATCATGCGCGAGGCCACTGAGTTCTGGCTGGACTTCCTGGTCGAGGACCCCCGCGACGGCACGCTGGTCGTCTCGCCGAGCTTCTCCCCCGAGCACGGCCCGTACTCCGCGGGCGCCGCGATGTCTCAGCAGATCATCTGGGACCTGCTGACGAACACCATCGCAGCGTCGGAGCAGCTGGGCGTCGACGCCGAGCACCGCGCGGTCCTGCAGGACACCCTGGCGCGGCTCGACCCCGGCCTGAGGGTCGGCGAGTGGGGCCAGCTGCAGGAGTGGAAGATCGACATCGACGACCCGAACAACGACCACCGGCACGTCTCGCACCTCTACGCGCTGCACCCCGGTGCGCAGATCGCCCCGCTCACCGAGCCCGAGCTGACCGAGGCGGCGCGGGTGTCGCTGGAGGCTCGCGGCGACGGCGGCACCGGCTGGAGCAAGGCGTGGAAGGTCAACTTCTGGGCCCGGCTGCTCGACGGCGACCACGCCCACCTCATGCTCCGCGAGCTGCTCTCCAGCTCCACGCTGCCGAACCTGTGGGACACCCACCCGCCGTTCCAGATCGACGGCAACTTCGGCGGCACGGCGGGTGTTGCGGAGATGCTGCTGCAGAGCCACACCGGCACCATCGACGTGCTCCCGGCGCTCCCGTCGGCCTGGCACACCGGCAGCCTCGACGGCCTGCGCGCCCGCGGGGCGTACACCGTCGGCGTCGACTGGGCGGCCGGGCTGCCCACCGAGATCCGCCTCGACGCCGACCGCGGCGGCGAGACGGTGCTGCGCAACGCCGCCTTCGCCGGCCCGGTGCGGGTGTACGACGGCGACGGCACGGTGGTCCCGTCCAGCGCCGACGGCGACCGGCTGCGGTTCAGCACCGAGGCCGGCGAGTCGTACCGGATCGTGCCGCAGGTCCGGGTCGGCGCGACGGTGTCCACCGGGACCCAGCGTCCGGGCACGACGATCCCGGTGACCGTGAGCCTGGCGCCGGCCGAGCAGCGGGCGATCCCGACGACGCGGATCCGGCTCGAGGCCCCCGAGGGCTGGACCGTGACGCCGTCGACGGTCCGGATGGCGCCCGTGACCAGGGGAAACACCCGCACCGCCGAGCTCGCCCTCACCATCCCCGAGGGCACGCCGGACGGCGCCTACCAGTTCACCGCGACCGTCGCGTCGGACGACTGGACCATCCCGGTGCGCCTCGGCGTCCAGGTGCTGCGGCCGAACCTCGCCCGCGGCAGGACCGCCACGCAGTCGACCATGGAGGCCGGCGGCGTGCCGTCGCGGGCGGTCGACGGCAACACCAGCGGCAACTGGGGCGGCGGGTCGGTCACGCACACGCAGTTCCAGCCGGAGTCGTGGTGGCAGGTCGACCTCGGCGCCGTCGAGGACATCGACGAGATCGCGGTCTGGAACCGCACGGACTGCTGCTCGGACCGGCTGACGAACTTCTACGTGCTCGTCTCCGACACGCCGTTCACGTCGGGCTCGTTGAGCCAGACGCTGGCCCAGCCGGGCGTCTTCGCCTACCACCACACCGGGCAGGGCGGCACTCCGTCGCTCGTCGACGTTGGGCGCACGGGACGCTACGTCCGAGTACAACTCGTGGGTAACAATGCGCTGTCCCTGGCGGAGGTGCAGGTCTACGGGTGA
- the ybaK gene encoding Cys-tRNA(Pro) deacylase, translating to MGTTTRQRTGTPATLVLERAGVPFTMHPYHHDSSAPSFGLEAARALGVVPTRVFKTLLAEVDDELVVAVVPVSGSLDLKSLARAAAGKRAVMAATSQAERATGYVVGGISPFGQRRRLPTIVDESAFGFPTVFVSAGRRGLDVEITPADLIRLTGAKTATIGRTS from the coding sequence ATGGGGACAACAACACGCCAGCGAACAGGAACACCGGCCACGCTGGTGCTGGAGCGAGCCGGGGTGCCGTTCACGATGCACCCGTACCACCATGACTCCTCCGCGCCGTCGTTCGGCCTGGAGGCCGCCCGCGCACTCGGTGTCGTGCCGACGCGCGTCTTCAAGACCCTCCTCGCCGAGGTCGACGACGAGCTCGTGGTCGCCGTGGTCCCGGTGTCCGGGTCGCTGGATCTCAAGTCGCTGGCCCGGGCCGCCGCCGGCAAGCGGGCGGTCATGGCCGCCACGTCGCAGGCGGAGCGGGCCACGGGCTACGTGGTCGGGGGAATCAGTCCGTTCGGGCAGCGGCGCCGGCTGCCCACCATCGTCGACGAGTCGGCCTTCGGCTTCCCGACGGTGTTCGTCTCGGCCGGGCGGCGTGGTCTCGACGTCGAGATCACGCCGGCCGACCTCATCAGGCTGACGGGGGCCAAGACGGCGACCATCGGCCGCACCAGCTGA
- a CDS encoding DUF2567 domain-containing protein: MTTRAERLGHTGPGPVRVVAQIVVASVVAGIVMGVLWWLLSPDVRCVVVDGQLSPSSCESRVIFERDAVFTLLGAGFGLVFGAAFAVWHRRHPVTTLVALAVFGVAGSLIARFAGGLLGPSDDVAGLADGTDRLYPLLLDADAALLVWSMVAVVVAAIIALFREDQTPWSVPGPAER; this comes from the coding sequence GTGACGACCCGCGCCGAGCGGCTGGGCCACACGGGTCCGGGCCCGGTCCGCGTCGTCGCGCAGATCGTGGTCGCCTCCGTCGTCGCCGGCATCGTCATGGGCGTGCTCTGGTGGCTGCTCTCGCCCGACGTGCGCTGCGTGGTGGTGGACGGGCAGCTGTCCCCGAGCTCCTGCGAGAGCCGGGTGATCTTCGAGCGCGACGCGGTGTTCACGCTGCTCGGCGCCGGCTTCGGCCTGGTGTTCGGCGCGGCGTTCGCGGTCTGGCACCGACGCCACCCGGTGACGACCCTCGTGGCGCTGGCCGTGTTCGGGGTGGCCGGCTCGCTGATCGCGCGGTTCGCCGGCGGGCTGCTCGGGCCCAGCGACGACGTCGCCGGGCTCGCCGACGGCACCGACCGCCTCTACCCGCTGCTGCTCGACGCCGACGCCGCGCTGCTGGTGTGGTCCATGGTCGCGGTCGTCGTCGCGGCGATCATCGCGCTGTTCCGCGAGGACCAGACGCCGTGGAGCGTGCCCGGCCCTGCCGAACGCTGA
- the dnaE gene encoding DNA polymerase III subunit alpha — translation MLDGAARLDDLFTEAAKQGMPALATTDHGNVFGAYDFYNKAKKHGIKPIIGTEAYLTPRTSRFDKTRVRWGDGGGDDVSGSGAYTHMTMFAENTGGMHNLFRLSSLASIEGFYFKPRMDRELLQKYSAGIIATTGCPSGEVQTFLRLGKYDEAIKAASEFRDIFGKDNFFLELMDHGLDIETRIREDLLRLGKDLGLPLLATNDLHYTHKSDHEAHAVLLCVQSGSTLADPKRFKFDAEDFYLKTAAEMREKWADYPEACDNTLLIAERCDVKFVEEAGKYMPRYPVPPGEDEVSWFVKEVEAGLHRRFPGGISDEVRARANYETEVVTTKGYAGYYLVVADFINWAKDNGIRVGPGRGSGAGSIAAYAMGITDLDPIPHGLIFERFLNPERKSMPDFDIDFDERRRGEVIRYVTEKYGTDHVAQIVTYGTIKAKQAIKDASRVLGNPFAVGERITKAMPPAVMGKDIPLGGIFDPEHKRYAEAGEFRSLYESDAEVRRVVDTAKGLENLKRQWGVHAAGVIMSSAPLLDTIPVMKREQDGAIITQFDYPTCEELGLVKMDFLGLRNLTILDDALKNIVRNGKDAIVLEELPLDDRGTYELLGRGDSLGVFQLDGGPMRSLLRQMKPDNFEDISALIALYRPGPMGANSHINYALRKNNQQPITPIHPELAEALEPILGGTYGLIIYQEQVMAIAQHLGGYSLGKADLLRRAMGKKKREVLDAEYVPFSDGMKANGFGDAAIKTLWDILVPFSDYAFNKAHSAAYGVIAYWTAYLKAHYPAEYMAAVLTSVRDDKDKTALYLSECRRMGIKVLPPDVNESAGDFTPVGTDVRFGLTAIRNVGANVVDGIVAARQEKGRFETFPDFMDKVPVHVCNKRVVESLVRAGAFDSLGYARRALAAVVDDAVDTVISLKRNEAVGQFDLFGGAGDDAGGGFEVQVPELTEWDKKQKLAFEREMLGLYVSDHPLLGLEHVIANASDRPISALADENEVANGTTLSIGGLITSMQRKVSKRGDTWAIVTIEDLEGSIEAMFFPATYQLYALQLAEDEIVVVKGRLDRREEAPQLIAAELSLPDLSDGPSGPVVVTMPMTRCTPPVVERLKDVLTTHPGVTPVHLKLTGTGRTTVMKLDDRLRVTPSTALMGDLKQLLGPTCLAS, via the coding sequence ATGCTCGACGGCGCCGCACGCCTCGACGACCTCTTCACCGAGGCCGCCAAACAGGGCATGCCGGCACTGGCGACCACCGACCACGGCAACGTGTTCGGCGCCTACGACTTCTACAACAAGGCCAAGAAGCACGGCATCAAGCCCATCATCGGCACCGAGGCGTACCTGACGCCGCGCACCAGCCGGTTCGACAAGACCCGCGTGCGGTGGGGCGACGGCGGCGGCGACGACGTCTCCGGCAGCGGCGCCTACACGCACATGACGATGTTCGCCGAGAACACCGGCGGCATGCACAACCTCTTCCGGCTGTCCTCGCTCGCCTCCATCGAGGGCTTCTACTTCAAACCGCGCATGGACCGCGAGCTGCTGCAGAAGTACTCCGCCGGCATCATCGCGACCACGGGCTGCCCCAGCGGCGAGGTCCAGACGTTCCTGCGGCTGGGCAAGTACGACGAGGCCATCAAGGCCGCGTCGGAGTTCCGCGACATCTTCGGCAAGGACAACTTCTTCCTCGAGCTCATGGACCACGGGCTCGACATCGAGACCCGCATCCGCGAAGACCTCCTGCGCCTCGGCAAGGACCTCGGCCTCCCGCTGCTGGCCACCAACGACCTCCACTACACCCACAAGTCCGACCACGAGGCGCACGCCGTCCTGCTGTGCGTGCAGTCCGGTTCCACACTGGCCGACCCCAAGCGGTTCAAGTTCGACGCCGAGGACTTCTATCTCAAGACCGCCGCAGAGATGCGCGAGAAGTGGGCCGACTACCCCGAGGCCTGCGACAACACCCTGCTCATCGCCGAGCGCTGCGACGTCAAGTTCGTCGAAGAGGCCGGCAAGTACATGCCGCGCTACCCCGTCCCTCCGGGCGAGGACGAGGTCTCCTGGTTCGTCAAGGAGGTCGAGGCCGGCCTGCACCGCCGCTTCCCGGGCGGCATCAGCGACGAGGTCCGGGCCCGGGCCAACTACGAGACCGAGGTCGTCACCACCAAGGGGTACGCCGGCTACTACCTGGTCGTCGCCGACTTCATCAACTGGGCCAAGGACAACGGCATCCGGGTCGGCCCCGGCCGTGGCTCCGGCGCGGGGTCCATCGCGGCGTACGCCATGGGCATCACCGACCTCGACCCCATCCCGCACGGCCTGATCTTCGAGCGGTTCCTCAACCCCGAGCGCAAGTCGATGCCCGACTTCGACATCGACTTCGACGAGCGCCGGCGGGGCGAGGTCATCCGCTACGTCACCGAGAAGTACGGCACCGACCACGTCGCCCAGATCGTCACCTACGGCACCATCAAGGCCAAGCAGGCCATCAAGGACGCCTCCCGGGTGCTGGGCAACCCGTTCGCCGTCGGCGAGCGCATCACCAAGGCCATGCCGCCGGCCGTCATGGGCAAGGACATCCCGCTCGGCGGCATCTTCGACCCCGAGCACAAGCGCTATGCCGAGGCGGGCGAGTTCCGGTCGCTGTACGAGTCCGATGCCGAGGTGCGCCGGGTCGTCGACACCGCCAAGGGCCTCGAGAACCTGAAGCGCCAGTGGGGGGTGCACGCGGCCGGCGTCATCATGTCGTCGGCGCCGCTGCTCGACACCATCCCCGTCATGAAGCGCGAGCAGGACGGCGCCATCATCACCCAGTTCGACTACCCGACCTGCGAAGAGCTCGGGCTGGTCAAGATGGACTTCCTGGGCCTGCGCAACCTCACCATCCTCGACGACGCGCTGAAGAACATCGTCCGCAACGGCAAGGACGCCATCGTCCTCGAGGAGCTGCCGCTCGACGACCGCGGCACCTACGAGCTGCTCGGCCGCGGCGACTCCCTGGGCGTGTTCCAGCTCGACGGCGGGCCCATGCGCTCGCTGCTGCGGCAGATGAAGCCCGACAACTTCGAGGACATCTCGGCCCTCATCGCGCTGTACCGCCCCGGCCCCATGGGTGCCAACAGCCACATCAACTACGCGCTGCGCAAGAACAACCAGCAGCCCATCACGCCCATCCACCCGGAGCTGGCCGAGGCGCTCGAACCCATCCTCGGCGGCACGTACGGCCTGATCATCTACCAAGAGCAGGTCATGGCCATCGCCCAGCACCTCGGTGGCTACTCGCTCGGCAAGGCCGACCTGCTCCGCCGGGCCATGGGCAAGAAGAAGCGCGAGGTCCTCGACGCCGAGTACGTGCCGTTCTCCGACGGCATGAAGGCCAACGGCTTCGGCGACGCCGCCATCAAGACGCTCTGGGACATCCTGGTCCCGTTCTCCGACTACGCGTTCAACAAGGCGCACTCCGCGGCCTACGGCGTCATCGCGTACTGGACCGCCTACCTCAAGGCGCACTACCCGGCCGAGTACATGGCCGCCGTGCTCACCTCCGTCCGCGACGACAAGGACAAGACGGCGCTGTACCTGTCCGAGTGCCGCCGCATGGGCATCAAGGTGCTGCCGCCCGACGTCAACGAGTCCGCCGGCGACTTCACCCCGGTCGGCACCGACGTCCGCTTCGGCCTCACCGCCATCCGCAACGTCGGCGCCAACGTCGTCGACGGCATCGTCGCGGCCCGGCAGGAGAAGGGCCGGTTCGAGACCTTCCCCGACTTCATGGACAAGGTCCCGGTCCACGTCTGCAACAAGCGCGTGGTCGAGTCGCTGGTCCGGGCCGGCGCCTTCGACTCCCTCGGCTACGCCCGCCGCGCGCTGGCCGCCGTCGTCGACGACGCCGTCGACACCGTCATCTCGCTCAAGCGCAACGAGGCGGTCGGCCAGTTCGACCTGTTCGGCGGCGCGGGCGACGACGCCGGCGGCGGCTTCGAGGTCCAGGTGCCCGAGCTCACCGAGTGGGACAAGAAGCAGAAGCTGGCGTTCGAGCGCGAGATGCTGGGGCTCTACGTCTCCGACCACCCGCTGCTCGGGCTCGAGCACGTCATCGCCAACGCCTCCGACCGGCCCATCTCCGCGCTCGCCGACGAGAACGAGGTGGCCAACGGCACCACGCTGAGCATCGGCGGGCTCATCACGTCCATGCAGCGCAAGGTCAGCAAGCGCGGCGACACCTGGGCCATCGTCACCATCGAGGACCTCGAGGGGTCCATCGAGGCGATGTTCTTCCCGGCCACCTACCAGCTCTACGCGCTGCAGCTGGCCGAGGACGAGATCGTCGTCGTCAAGGGCCGGCTCGACCGCCGCGAAGAGGCGCCGCAGCTCATCGCGGCCGAGCTGAGCCTGCCCGACCTCTCCGACGGCCCGTCCGGCCCGGTCGTGGTCACCATGCCCATGACCCGGTGCACGCCGCCGGTGGTCGAGCGGCTCAAGGACGTGCTGACCACGCACCCGGGCGTCACCCCGGTGCACCTGAAGCTCACCGGCACCGGCCGCACGACGGTCATGAAGCTCGACGACCGCCTGCGGGTCACCCCGTCGACGGCGCTCATGGGCGATCTCAAGCAGCTCCTGGGCCCCACGTGTCTGGCGTCGTGA
- a CDS encoding chorismate mutase, with translation MTAPTQPPAATGRTATEPASASPAFGGPRPLVIAPEGAGGDLCHHDVPAGSVTVVASTDPAAIAAARARGLPVVVNLGERPELAAAAVAAGADGLWLDTPSAAAAGQAREAAARLAPLVRPSVPDTLDGCRAAIDAVDALLATLLEHRVALAGRVQHLKPVGGHAGRDPRREAAIVAAMAERAPSLPPEQLARIVTAIIEAGLDVAEADMSGEPPVWRL, from the coding sequence GTGACCGCACCCACCCAGCCCCCGGCCGCGACCGGCCGAACGGCCACCGAACCGGCCAGCGCCTCGCCGGCGTTCGGCGGGCCGCGGCCGCTCGTCATCGCGCCCGAGGGGGCCGGTGGCGACCTCTGCCACCACGACGTCCCCGCCGGCTCCGTCACGGTCGTGGCCAGCACCGACCCGGCGGCGATCGCCGCCGCGCGGGCGCGCGGGCTGCCCGTCGTCGTGAACCTGGGGGAGCGGCCCGAGCTGGCCGCTGCCGCCGTCGCCGCCGGTGCCGACGGGTTGTGGCTCGACACCCCGAGCGCCGCGGCCGCAGGGCAGGCCCGCGAGGCCGCCGCCCGGCTGGCGCCCCTGGTCCGGCCCTCGGTCCCGGACACCCTGGACGGCTGCCGGGCCGCCATCGACGCCGTCGACGCCCTGCTGGCGACGCTGCTGGAGCACCGGGTGGCGCTGGCCGGACGGGTGCAGCATCTCAAGCCCGTGGGCGGGCACGCGGGGCGCGACCCGCGGCGCGAGGCCGCCATCGTGGCCGCCATGGCCGAGCGGGCGCCGTCGCTCCCGCCGGAGCAGCTGGCCCGCATCGTGACCGCCATCATCGAGGCCGGACTGGACGTCGCCGAGGCGGACATGTCGGGCGAACCGCCCGTCTGGCGGCTGTGA